A stretch of the Bacteroidales bacterium genome encodes the following:
- a CDS encoding DUF4197 domain-containing protein, whose protein sequence is MKKYFFAFFATMIFFTSCETIGKINIPTTMPNVLTEADVSNGLKEALKVGVKQSVTMLGQTDGFLNNPLFKIPFPEEAIRAKEKLEQLGMSNLVNNFITTMNHAAENAVSKATPIFLDAITSMTITDAVNILRGDKNAATEYFKAKTSASLNALFKPEINNALNNVNATKYWTDITSTYNKIPFVNPVQTDLSQYVTDKAMSALFTQIASEENKIRTDPAARINDILKRVFDPNAIVQ, encoded by the coding sequence ATGAAAAAATATTTTTTTGCATTTTTTGCTACAATGATTTTCTTCACAAGTTGTGAAACTATAGGGAAAATAAATATTCCTACAACTATGCCCAATGTGCTAACAGAAGCCGATGTTTCAAATGGTTTAAAAGAAGCTTTGAAAGTTGGAGTAAAGCAATCTGTTACAATGTTAGGTCAAACTGATGGCTTTTTAAACAATCCTTTATTTAAGATTCCATTTCCAGAAGAAGCCATACGTGCAAAAGAAAAGCTAGAACAATTAGGCATGAGCAATTTGGTAAACAACTTTATTACAACAATGAATCATGCTGCTGAAAATGCTGTATCAAAGGCTACACCCATATTTCTAGATGCAATAACATCTATGACTATCACCGATGCTGTAAATATTTTACGTGGAGATAAAAATGCTGCAACAGAATATTTTAAAGCTAAAACATCAGCATCATTAAATGCTCTTTTCAAGCCAGAAATAAATAATGCTTTAAACAATGTAAACGCAACTAAATATTGGACTGATATTACATCAACATATAATAAAATTCCATTTGTAAATCCAGTTCAAACAGACCTTAGCCAATATGTTACAGACAAAGCTATGTCTGCATTGTTTACTCAAATAGCATCAGAAGAAAATAAAATCAGAACAGACCCTGCTGCTAGAATTAATGATATTTTAAAACGCGTATTCGATCCAAATGCAATTGTACAATAA